The Sneathiella sp. P13V-1 genome window below encodes:
- a CDS encoding flagellar motor protein MotB: protein MITDAIFPHKKRKRNNIWLTSLADLLALLLAFFVLVFSMNEVHKDKWMNITELLGQKLNDATTSNEEGLAADKNVELFKEQKAFDLDYLENILKAKITSNEVLKDANIFHSSGRLIISFAGTSYFESGSVTLSENLDQAVRLLGESLRYVKNRVEVYGHSDPSVAAQTSKEDLGNWGLSLSRALSVADGLKRAGYSFPVQAFGMSDSRFFELSGNLSEEERYSLARRVDIVIREAEGRGR, encoded by the coding sequence ATGATTACTGATGCCATTTTCCCTCATAAGAAAAGAAAAAGGAACAATATCTGGCTAACCTCATTGGCTGATTTGCTCGCTTTGCTGCTTGCCTTCTTTGTTTTGGTGTTTTCCATGAATGAGGTTCACAAAGACAAATGGATGAACATTACAGAGTTGCTCGGACAAAAATTGAATGATGCGACAACCTCTAACGAAGAAGGGCTTGCGGCCGATAAGAATGTTGAATTGTTCAAAGAGCAAAAAGCTTTTGATCTGGACTATCTGGAAAACATCCTCAAAGCTAAAATAACGTCAAATGAAGTGCTGAAAGACGCCAATATTTTCCATTCAAGCGGTCGCCTCATCATTTCATTTGCTGGCACATCCTATTTTGAAAGCGGTAGTGTGACGCTGTCGGAAAATCTGGATCAAGCAGTTCGGCTTTTAGGTGAAAGCCTAAGATATGTAAAGAACAGGGTGGAGGTGTACGGGCACTCCGATCCTTCCGTGGCCGCACAAACGTCAAAAGAAGATTTGGGGAATTGGGGATTGTCTCTGTCTCGCGCCCTTTCTGTGGCAGATGGTCTCAAGCGGGCGGGATACAGTTTCCCGGTGCAAGCCTTTGGTATGTCAGATTCCCGTTTCTTTGAACTTTCAGGAAATTTGTCTGAAGAGGAAAGATATTCACTTGCTAGGCGTGTAGATATTGTTATCCGTGAAGCAGAAGGACGAGGTCGTTAA
- the fliM gene encoding flagellar motor switch protein FliM yields MTDEEEMDMAAAMAAEEDGEMDMAAAMAADEEMDMAAAMGGGGDDMDMAAAMGGEAEAEEEAPGGASINEAASGGATRVLNQDEIDSLLGFDMDGDGGGDKSGIKAIINSALVNYERLPMLEVVFDRLVRMMTTSLRNFTSDNVEVSLDNITSIRFGDYLNSIPLPAILSVFRAEEWDNYGLIMVDSSLIYSIVDVLLGGRRGTAAMRIEGRPYTTIERNLVERMVSVILADMSAAFEPLSPVSFRQERVETNPRFATIARPANAAILIKLRIDMEDRGGRLELLLPYATLEPVRELLLQMFMGEKFGRDSIWENHLATELWATEVDILAVLDEQELSLNRILNLEIGDTIMLNASPASPVILRCGGIGMVSGKMGRSGQNIAVKVDKTLRNLG; encoded by the coding sequence ATGACTGACGAAGAAGAAATGGATATGGCTGCTGCCATGGCAGCCGAAGAAGACGGCGAGATGGACATGGCCGCGGCTATGGCTGCGGACGAAGAAATGGATATGGCTGCCGCTATGGGCGGGGGCGGCGATGACATGGACATGGCCGCAGCCATGGGCGGTGAAGCCGAAGCAGAAGAAGAGGCGCCTGGCGGTGCCAGCATCAATGAAGCTGCAAGTGGTGGCGCAACCCGTGTTCTGAACCAGGACGAAATTGATAGCCTTCTCGGTTTTGATATGGACGGTGATGGCGGTGGCGATAAGTCCGGCATTAAAGCCATTATCAACTCTGCCCTTGTCAACTATGAACGTCTTCCAATGCTTGAGGTGGTCTTTGACCGCCTTGTCCGTATGATGACGACATCTCTTCGCAACTTTACGTCCGATAATGTGGAAGTCAGCCTCGACAATATTACATCCATTCGTTTCGGTGATTATCTGAACTCAATCCCTTTGCCTGCGATCCTTAGTGTGTTCAGAGCGGAAGAGTGGGATAACTATGGACTGATCATGGTCGACAGTTCATTGATTTACTCAATCGTGGATGTGTTGCTCGGCGGGCGCCGAGGAACTGCGGCTATGAGAATTGAAGGCCGACCTTATACGACAATTGAACGAAATCTTGTAGAGCGGATGGTCAGTGTTATCCTCGCCGATATGTCCGCTGCATTTGAGCCTTTGAGCCCGGTAAGTTTCAGGCAGGAACGTGTGGAGACCAACCCACGTTTTGCAACAATCGCGCGTCCAGCGAACGCTGCCATTTTAATCAAGCTACGGATTGATATGGAAGATCGCGGTGGTCGTTTGGAACTCTTGTTGCCATACGCCACACTCGAGCCCGTTCGTGAACTTCTGCTGCAAATGTTCATGGGTGAGAAATTTGGTCGTGACAGTATTTGGGAAAACCATCTGGCGACGGAACTATGGGCGACTGAGGTTGATATTCTGGCTGTCCTTGATGAGCAGGAATTGTCACTCAATCGCATTTTGAACCTTGAAATCGGCGATACGATCATGCTGAACGCGTCACCGGCAAGTCCTGTTATTCTTCGCTGTGGCGGTATCGGCATGGTGTCCGGCAAGATGGGTCGTTCAGGGCAGAATATTGCCGTTAAGGTGGACAAGACGCTTCGCAACCTAGGGTAA
- the flgF gene encoding flagellar basal-body rod protein FlgF: MENAVYIGLSQQMALKRHLDIVANNIANMNTTAYKVVRPVFQEYLVDEPFKDKMAFVQDYGVYHDRTEGTFTETGRPLDLAISGDGYFSIQTDQGIRYTRNGNFKFDTEGNVITAAGDYLVDDRNDRIQVELSNPNIEIASDGTVNLGTEDTVKIQLYRFDNEQIMKQEGNGYYNPNGAAPIPAEESRIMQGSLEGSNVTPVLEMTTMIEIMRTYQAAQKLLDAEHEMQMKAIEELPAMN; this comes from the coding sequence ATGGAAAATGCAGTCTACATCGGATTGTCGCAACAAATGGCGCTAAAACGGCACCTTGATATTGTTGCCAACAACATCGCCAATATGAACACCACAGCCTACAAGGTTGTTCGTCCAGTATTTCAGGAATATCTGGTTGACGAACCATTTAAGGACAAGATGGCGTTCGTACAGGATTACGGTGTTTACCACGATCGTACAGAAGGTACATTTACGGAAACTGGTCGTCCGCTTGATCTGGCAATTAGCGGGGATGGGTACTTCTCCATCCAAACCGATCAGGGTATTCGTTATACGCGAAACGGTAACTTCAAATTCGATACTGAAGGCAATGTCATCACTGCCGCTGGTGATTATCTGGTTGACGATCGGAATGATCGTATTCAGGTAGAACTCTCCAACCCCAATATCGAAATTGCAAGTGACGGCACGGTCAACCTCGGGACAGAAGATACTGTAAAAATCCAACTATACCGTTTCGACAACGAACAGATCATGAAGCAGGAAGGTAACGGTTACTATAATCCAAATGGTGCCGCCCCAATCCCCGCTGAAGAAAGCCGTATCATGCAGGGGTCTCTTGAAGGCTCCAATGTCACACCCGTTTTGGAAATGACAACCATGATCGAAATTATGCGGACCTATCAAGCCGCGCAGAAACTTTTGGATGCAGAACACGAAATGCAGATGAAAGCCATCGAAGAACTACCGGCGATGAATTAG
- the flgG gene encoding flagellar basal-body rod protein FlgG: protein MRALGTASTGMLAQQLNVDVISNNIANMTTTGFKRQRAEFQDLLYQDMRRAGASSSDAGTIVPSGIQIGVGVKTASVYRITDQGGMEATQNTYDLAIQGEGYFRVLLPSGDEAYTRAGSFQVSPTGEIVTQDGYTVLPSITVPQDAISVEVNTSGEVQVQLDGQVALQTVGQIDLAIFFNEAGLQPMGDNLYTESPASGAPSVGVPGSVGFGTVRQGYLETSNVNAVGEITSLISAQRAYEMNSKVITTADEMMSVTNQLR from the coding sequence ATGCGTGCACTAGGAACAGCTTCCACAGGTATGTTGGCTCAACAGCTTAATGTTGATGTCATCTCCAATAACATCGCGAACATGACCACAACTGGCTTCAAACGCCAACGGGCAGAATTTCAGGACCTTCTATATCAGGATATGCGCCGTGCAGGTGCTTCCTCATCGGATGCCGGAACCATCGTTCCCTCAGGTATTCAGATCGGTGTTGGTGTGAAAACTGCATCCGTATACCGCATCACCGACCAAGGTGGCATGGAAGCAACCCAGAACACCTACGATCTTGCCATTCAAGGCGAAGGTTACTTCCGCGTTCTTTTGCCAAGCGGTGATGAAGCCTACACTCGTGCAGGCTCCTTCCAGGTAAGTCCAACCGGCGAGATTGTAACGCAAGACGGTTATACCGTTCTGCCAAGCATCACAGTTCCGCAAGACGCCATTAGCGTTGAAGTCAACACAAGCGGTGAAGTGCAGGTTCAACTTGATGGACAGGTCGCCCTTCAAACAGTTGGACAGATTGACTTGGCGATTTTCTTCAACGAAGCAGGTCTACAGCCAATGGGTGACAACCTTTATACCGAGAGTCCAGCATCCGGCGCCCCAAGTGTTGGTGTTCCGGGATCTGTTGGTTTTGGTACCGTTCGTCAGGGTTACCTTGAAACATCCAATGTTAATGCAGTTGGTGAGATCACTTCTTTGATCAGCGCGCAACGGGCATACGAGATGAATTCAAAAGTCATCACCACAGCAGACGAAATGATGTCTGTAACCAACCAGCTTAGATAA
- the flgA gene encoding flagellar basal body P-ring formation chaperone FlgA produces MKHIGIFILFISCLMGAMTASAANTVTLKSKPVVEGENITFGDIFTGVGEKSDYVIAASPAPGKTVSFKASSVAFVAQKHGLDWQPTRSVSMISVLRKGQIIPQERVEEHIRAALEMELATDQFELDMPSRFTKIQISVLDEPEIVVESLSYNERKNSFSAIISAPANSDNATNYRVVGKFYPQAMVPVSTRLIRTGEKIREQDVEFQLVRKNRVGRNIVLDVDELVGKSPRRSMRAGGTFHLNNLGDPVTIAKGKIISVIFKRGGIALTMTGRALENGSEGDIIRVENAHSRKVIQAEVIDDQQVRIITAQQRLATIQ; encoded by the coding sequence ATGAAACATATCGGCATCTTTATCCTTTTCATTTCCTGTCTTATGGGGGCTATGACGGCCTCTGCGGCAAACACCGTTACGCTTAAATCCAAGCCGGTTGTGGAAGGGGAAAACATTACCTTTGGTGATATATTTACAGGAGTAGGTGAAAAATCTGACTACGTGATTGCCGCTTCCCCTGCGCCCGGAAAAACCGTTTCTTTTAAAGCGTCATCGGTCGCCTTTGTCGCGCAAAAACACGGTCTGGATTGGCAACCTACACGATCTGTTTCCATGATTTCTGTTCTTCGCAAAGGCCAGATCATTCCGCAAGAACGGGTCGAGGAGCATATTCGTGCAGCCTTGGAAATGGAACTGGCCACAGATCAGTTTGAGTTGGATATGCCGAGCCGTTTTACAAAAATTCAGATTAGCGTTCTGGACGAGCCTGAAATTGTTGTGGAGAGCCTATCCTATAACGAGCGGAAAAACAGCTTTAGCGCGATAATTTCTGCGCCTGCAAATTCAGATAACGCGACTAACTACCGTGTTGTAGGCAAATTTTACCCACAAGCAATGGTTCCCGTAAGCACCCGCCTTATTCGGACTGGAGAAAAAATCCGTGAGCAAGATGTGGAATTTCAACTGGTTCGTAAAAACCGAGTTGGACGTAATATCGTTCTAGATGTTGACGAACTAGTAGGTAAGTCCCCCCGCCGCTCTATGCGAGCAGGCGGCACCTTCCACCTCAACAACCTTGGTGATCCTGTGACCATCGCTAAAGGCAAAATCATCTCTGTGATCTTCAAACGCGGCGGAATCGCCCTCACCATGACAGGAAGAGCCCTGGAGAACGGCTCAGAAGGTGACATAATCCGTGTTGAAAACGCTCACAGCCGTAAAGTCATTCAGGCAGAAGTCATTGATGACCAGCAAGTCCGCATCATTACCGCCCAGCAACGCCTGGCAACAATCCAATAG
- a CDS encoding protein phosphatase CheZ, with protein sequence MDSAAFAKHLSDRVDAIRETHGEMVNIGDVADLVGTLMENMEGDISAQDIHIHHQIFELVEFIKKARGEIAALQPQEINEQHIPAATDELSAIVEATEEATNTILDAAEKLGEIGAEVGGEQEEKITDVITSIYEASNFQDITGQRINKVVSTLKHIETTINKMAQSIGAEINADAERKDIGDDLKVNDERADADLLNGPQLEGDGVSQDEIDALLASFD encoded by the coding sequence ATGGATTCAGCCGCATTTGCAAAACATTTATCTGACCGGGTTGACGCAATTCGTGAAACTCATGGGGAAATGGTCAATATCGGTGATGTTGCTGATTTGGTCGGAACCCTGATGGAAAATATGGAAGGGGATATTTCTGCGCAAGATATCCATATCCACCACCAAATCTTTGAACTTGTCGAATTTATCAAGAAAGCACGCGGTGAAATTGCCGCATTGCAGCCGCAAGAAATCAATGAACAGCACATTCCCGCGGCGACCGACGAATTAAGCGCGATTGTTGAAGCCACCGAAGAAGCAACGAATACCATTTTGGATGCTGCGGAAAAGCTTGGTGAAATCGGTGCAGAAGTTGGAGGGGAACAGGAAGAGAAAATCACAGATGTGATAACAAGTATCTACGAAGCTTCAAACTTCCAGGATATTACTGGCCAACGTATCAACAAGGTAGTGTCTACGCTTAAGCATATTGAAACGACAATTAACAAAATGGCACAATCTATCGGTGCTGAGATCAATGCAGATGCGGAGAGAAAAGATATCGGGGACGACCTGAAAGTAAATGACGAGCGTGCAGATGCAGATTTACTGAACGGTCCGCAACTTGAAGGCGATGGCGTTTCTCAAGATGAAATTGATGCTTTGTTGGCCAGCTTTGATTAG
- a CDS encoding DUF6468 domain-containing protein, translating into MAEFLSIPVLLDLLLIFMLGATIAYCVNLSRKLSVMRDAQQELHKVAEDFDRAIVRSKLGIEELKSASETIGQDLQQELDEAKGLLEELKLINASSSRIADKLQESVDGSGRQIASRQEDTATDSSEETSSGIEPRTEAERELLQMLTKSK; encoded by the coding sequence ATGGCAGAGTTTTTGAGTATTCCTGTTTTATTGGACCTGTTACTGATTTTCATGCTGGGCGCAACGATTGCCTATTGTGTCAACCTAAGCCGCAAATTATCGGTTATGAGGGATGCTCAGCAGGAGTTACATAAAGTTGCTGAAGACTTTGATCGTGCGATTGTCCGGTCAAAATTGGGAATTGAAGAACTGAAAAGTGCCAGTGAGACCATCGGGCAGGATCTACAACAGGAATTGGATGAAGCCAAAGGTTTGCTCGAAGAGTTAAAACTTATCAATGCTTCCAGTTCTCGAATTGCAGATAAATTGCAGGAAAGCGTGGATGGCTCTGGACGCCAGATCGCCTCTCGCCAAGAAGATACAGCTACAGATTCTTCTGAGGAAACCAGCAGTGGCATTGAGCCGAGAACAGAAGCTGAGCGCGAACTTCTCCAAATGTTGACAAAATCCAAGTAA
- a CDS encoding flagellar basal body-associated FliL family protein: protein MSDENEAPEGEDGEEKVKKKGLSGKALILFIVLPILLIGGGVGGAFFAGVFDSEETTEEVVEEEVVEEVDKVVVFYDMPELLVNLSVSGNKTAFLKLGVSLELDDETVLPELEKLLPRVMDNFQVYLRELRPSDLQGSAGIYRLKEELLYRINSSVKPIQVKDVLFKEMLVQ, encoded by the coding sequence ATGTCAGACGAAAATGAAGCACCAGAAGGTGAAGATGGTGAAGAGAAGGTCAAGAAGAAGGGCTTAAGTGGTAAGGCGCTTATTCTCTTTATTGTTCTACCAATTCTGCTGATAGGTGGCGGCGTAGGCGGTGCTTTTTTCGCAGGCGTGTTCGATAGCGAAGAGACAACTGAGGAAGTTGTCGAAGAGGAAGTCGTTGAGGAAGTTGACAAGGTTGTCGTTTTTTACGATATGCCTGAGCTTCTCGTAAACTTAAGTGTGTCTGGTAACAAAACTGCATTTCTCAAGCTGGGCGTCTCACTTGAGCTGGACGATGAGACTGTTCTTCCAGAACTTGAAAAGCTGTTGCCTCGGGTTATGGATAATTTTCAGGTCTACCTTCGCGAGTTGCGCCCATCAGACCTTCAGGGGTCAGCGGGCATCTATAGACTTAAAGAAGAGTTGCTGTATCGCATAAACAGCTCGGTTAAACCTATACAGGTCAAGGATGTCCTGTTTAAGGAAATGTTGGTTCAGTAG
- a CDS encoding MotE family protein, whose translation MMRHIRILPVTILAMIMVFGLKLGSFYSTTKENILSLEVTGVQAQEEKKEVDASTEGDGTGETSATDDTATPKEKNEEADIDVTNLSASEIEVLQRLVERRDQLEARSVELDLRENLLKATEKRIDTKIAKLKEIEATIAELLKKYDKQELEKLKSLVAIYEKMKPKDAARIFNSLDMEVLLDVSGLMKESKLAAILGKMNGARAKELTVELATRKQLPEVGKGS comes from the coding sequence ATGATGAGACATATTCGAATATTGCCTGTTACCATTTTAGCGATGATTATGGTTTTTGGCCTGAAACTTGGTAGTTTCTATTCTACGACGAAAGAAAATATCCTGTCGTTGGAAGTTACAGGTGTGCAGGCGCAGGAAGAAAAGAAAGAAGTTGATGCCAGCACAGAAGGTGATGGCACAGGTGAAACTTCAGCTACTGATGATACAGCTACTCCCAAGGAGAAAAATGAAGAAGCAGATATCGATGTTACGAACTTAAGTGCCAGTGAAATTGAAGTTTTGCAGCGCCTTGTCGAGCGTCGTGATCAGCTGGAGGCCAGATCTGTAGAACTTGACCTGCGGGAAAATCTTCTGAAAGCTACTGAAAAACGCATTGATACCAAGATTGCGAAGCTGAAAGAGATAGAAGCAACAATTGCAGAGCTTTTGAAGAAATATGACAAGCAGGAGCTTGAAAAGCTGAAAAGTCTTGTGGCTATCTACGAGAAAATGAAACCAAAAGATGCAGCGCGGATCTTTAATTCTCTGGATATGGAAGTGTTGCTGGATGTCAGTGGTTTGATGAAGGAGTCAAAACTGGCTGCCATATTGGGCAAGATGAACGGTGCCAGAGCTAAAGAACTAACTGTCGAGTTGGCGACAAGGAAACAATTGCCAGAGGTTGGGAAAGGGAGCTAA
- a CDS encoding enoyl-CoA hydratase/isomerase family protein — MTDHLLIEKNGSIATLTMNRPDSRNALSLEMRAKLNEAVIDLEADDSIRCVVIKGAGEHFMAGGDVKSFKDFVELDPDNRRKTFEARIHNLTPTLVALRRMKKPVIASVQGAAAGFGLSLAMACDIVIAGESSFYTMGYIGIGATPDGSGSYSLPRIVGLKKAMEIAMLGDRFGAEAAKEYGLINFIVPDDELEAETKKLAERLASGPTFALGKTKELMHASMVNGLEQQLALEAESFSQCAATEDWAEAIVAFSEKRKPSFKGK; from the coding sequence ATGACAGATCATCTACTTATTGAGAAAAATGGAAGCATCGCAACGCTGACGATGAACCGGCCTGACAGTCGAAACGCTTTATCGCTGGAAATGAGAGCAAAGCTGAACGAAGCTGTTATCGATCTGGAAGCGGATGATAGTATTCGATGTGTTGTTATTAAAGGTGCAGGCGAGCATTTCATGGCAGGTGGCGATGTGAAATCCTTCAAGGATTTTGTGGAACTGGACCCTGATAATCGCCGGAAAACCTTTGAGGCCCGTATTCATAATCTGACTCCAACACTTGTCGCCCTTCGACGCATGAAGAAGCCAGTTATCGCCAGTGTTCAAGGGGCTGCAGCTGGTTTCGGCCTGTCTCTTGCAATGGCCTGCGATATTGTAATCGCAGGTGAAAGCTCTTTCTACACAATGGGTTATATCGGCATCGGTGCGACACCAGATGGATCTGGATCTTATTCACTGCCACGAATTGTTGGCCTGAAAAAAGCCATGGAAATTGCCATGCTTGGTGACCGCTTTGGCGCAGAAGCAGCAAAAGAATATGGATTGATCAATTTCATTGTACCTGATGATGAATTGGAAGCTGAAACCAAGAAACTGGCTGAGCGCCTTGCAAGTGGTCCAACATTTGCCCTTGGCAAAACGAAAGAGCTGATGCACGCGTCTATGGTCAACGGGCTTGAACAGCAGCTTGCGTTGGAGGCTGAAAGCTTCTCGCAATGTGCCGCTACGGAAGACTGGGCGGAAGCCATTGTTGCCTTTTCAGAAAAAAGAAAACCTTCGTTCAAGGGTAAGTAA
- a CDS encoding SRPBCC family protein, producing MTETKIVKTVFFKAPANTVWSFLTDKEKLGKWYHPAEEDLEAGQEYTLLEQNDDGSYRKIVWGKVLEMNAPYHMVQTFCINPFQGKETTVTWQLEETFGGTVLTLTHEGVAEAAGEGALGIFCALDMGWDSHFGRLRNNVNH from the coding sequence ATGACTGAAACCAAAATTGTAAAAACTGTATTTTTTAAAGCGCCAGCCAATACGGTTTGGTCATTCCTCACAGACAAAGAGAAGCTAGGCAAATGGTATCATCCAGCTGAAGAGGATCTTGAAGCAGGACAGGAATATACGCTACTCGAACAAAATGATGATGGATCCTATCGGAAAATAGTTTGGGGAAAAGTTCTGGAAATGAACGCTCCATACCACATGGTTCAGACCTTCTGCATAAATCCGTTTCAAGGGAAAGAGACAACAGTTACCTGGCAACTTGAAGAAACATTTGGTGGAACCGTGCTTACATTAACCCATGAAGGTGTTGCCGAAGCTGCAGGGGAAGGGGCGCTCGGCATTTTCTGTGCTTTGGATATGGGATGGGACTCTCATTTTGGACGCTTGAGAAACAATGTTAATCATTAG
- a CDS encoding ArsR/SmtB family transcription factor translates to MNTGNQGVFRALSDPTRREILMHLSRRDMTIGEVSEKFDMTRAAVKKHLTILEEGKLISVNPHGRERINHLEPQGLQSVSDWVSYFSRFWDDRLADLGKAIEMEGKGSDD, encoded by the coding sequence ATGAATACTGGAAACCAAGGGGTGTTTCGTGCTCTGTCAGATCCAACACGACGTGAAATTCTGATGCATCTCAGCCGACGAGATATGACTATAGGTGAGGTGTCGGAGAAGTTCGATATGACACGTGCAGCGGTGAAAAAACACCTGACAATCCTTGAAGAAGGTAAGTTGATTTCCGTAAATCCTCATGGAAGAGAAAGAATTAATCACCTGGAACCTCAAGGACTTCAATCTGTTTCGGATTGGGTAAGTTATTTCAGTCGCTTCTGGGATGACCGTTTGGCTGATCTTGGGAAGGCCATTGAAATGGAAGGAAAAGGAAGTGATGACTGA
- the flgH gene encoding flagellar basal body L-ring protein FlgH, whose amino-acid sequence MNHTALKKIVRSTALLGLVATLAGCNAYSRIASIGSEPPLSQIENPMTSKNYQPVSLPMPRPEPVLKQANSLWRPGSRAFFKDQRASRIGDILTVNVKIEDKATLNNSTSTSRSTAETANTTALLGLESQLAKVLPEAVNPASLADLGSEHSVNGTGAVTRNETIELEIAAIVTQVLPNGNMVISGKQEVRVNFESRDLYVTGVIRPEDISSGNTIDSSKIAEARVAYGGRGHLTDVQQARYGQQLFDIIFPF is encoded by the coding sequence ATGAACCACACAGCACTTAAAAAAATAGTTCGCTCAACAGCCCTTCTTGGATTGGTCGCCACTCTTGCCGGCTGTAACGCGTATAGCCGTATCGCTTCAATTGGATCGGAACCTCCGCTGTCCCAAATTGAAAACCCAATGACATCTAAAAACTATCAACCGGTCTCGCTGCCAATGCCACGCCCTGAGCCGGTCCTGAAACAAGCCAATTCCCTTTGGCGGCCTGGCTCCCGCGCCTTCTTTAAAGATCAGCGCGCCAGTCGTATCGGCGACATCTTGACAGTTAATGTGAAGATTGAAGACAAAGCAACTTTGAACAATTCAACATCCACAAGCCGTTCTACAGCAGAAACGGCGAACACAACCGCCTTGTTGGGCCTTGAAAGCCAACTTGCCAAAGTTCTGCCCGAAGCTGTAAACCCTGCCTCCTTGGCGGATCTGGGCAGCGAGCATTCTGTGAACGGAACCGGTGCGGTTACCCGCAACGAGACTATTGAACTGGAGATTGCCGCGATCGTTACACAGGTACTGCCAAACGGAAATATGGTGATTTCCGGCAAACAGGAAGTTCGTGTCAATTTTGAAAGCCGCGACCTTTATGTAACCGGCGTTATCCGCCCAGAAGATATATCCTCTGGCAACACTATAGACAGTTCAAAAATCGCAGAGGCAAGAGTTGCCTATGGCGGACGTGGCCACCTGACAGATGTTCAGCAAGCCCGTTACGGACAACAACTATTCGATATCATCTTCCCATTCTAA